From the genome of Nomia melanderi isolate GNS246 chromosome 14, iyNomMela1, whole genome shotgun sequence, one region includes:
- the Atg12 gene encoding autophagy-related 12, translating to MAEKKGNELITQEIPGKSEETGDNITNEEAPGSLETVPSEALRNGVQTISKDKAKIDILLKATGNAPIMKQKKWSVNQDSCIGKISDFVRRYLKLESSEKLFLYVNQTFAPAPDQVVKNLYDCYGADGKLILHYCKSQAWG from the exons ATGGCCGAAAAAAAAGGGAATGAATTAATTACGCAGGAAATTCCTGGAAAATCCGAAGAAACGGGAGATAATATAACCAACGAAGAAGCACCAGGCAGCCTCGAAACGGTTCCTTCGGAAGCGCTTCGAAATGGAGTTCAAACCATCAGCAAAGATAAAGCGAAAA TCGATATACTCCTGAAAGCAACTGGCAATGCTCCCATAATGAAGCAAAAGAAATGGTCCGTCAATCAAGATTCCTGTATCGGAAAAATTTCAGATTTCGTTAGAAGGTACCTTAAACTGGAATCCAGCGAAAAACTG TTCCTGTACGTAAATCAGACTTTCGCCCCGGCACCCGATCAAGTGGTTAAGAATTTATACGACTGTTACGGCGCAGATGGAAAATTGATACTTCACTACTGTAAAAGTCAAGCCTGGGGATGA